A region from the Deltaproteobacteria bacterium genome encodes:
- a CDS encoding Crp/Fnr family transcriptional regulator, whose translation MDRLQILKKSIFFSSVSEATQKEISRLFMEEKYQRHDYIFFEGDGPEWFHIVKEGKVKLVKHSNTGKDVILQVFAPGDMFGEASLFDRKPYATSAQAMEPSIILKLSRKDFLYFFGRHPFVATEMIMELGQQLREAHAAIKSLAVDRVEQRIANILLKLADKLGTPAEGGTLLNLSLTRQDLADMAGTTVETTIRVMSRFTKTKIIKPVNGKIFILKPEVLQKISEGKESS comes from the coding sequence ATGGACCGACTGCAAATTTTAAAAAAATCAATTTTCTTTTCCTCAGTTTCGGAAGCCACCCAGAAAGAAATCAGTCGGCTTTTTATGGAGGAAAAATACCAGCGGCATGACTACATCTTTTTTGAGGGCGATGGGCCGGAGTGGTTTCATATTGTCAAAGAAGGAAAGGTGAAACTGGTCAAGCACTCGAATACCGGCAAAGATGTGATCCTGCAGGTCTTCGCTCCCGGGGATATGTTTGGGGAAGCTTCTCTCTTTGACCGCAAACCCTATGCCACCTCTGCCCAAGCGATGGAACCTTCGATCATTCTGAAACTTTCCCGGAAAGATTTTTTATATTTTTTTGGGCGACACCCTTTTGTGGCCACGGAGATGATCATGGAGTTGGGCCAACAACTGCGCGAAGCTCACGCCGCCATCAAAAGCCTGGCCGTGGACCGGGTGGAACAACGTATCGCCAATATTCTGCTAAAGTTAGCCGATAAATTGGGTACTCCTGCGGAGGGCGGAACGCTACTCAACCTCTCCCTGACCCGGCAGGACCTGGCCGATATGGCCGGAACAACTGTGGAGACAACCATCCGGGTTATGAGCCGGTTCACCAAAACCAAGATTATCAAGCCTGTGAACGGAAAGATTTTCATTCTGAAGCCTGAGGTTTTACAAAAAATCTCCGAAGGGAAAGAAAGCTCTTAA
- a CDS encoding 4Fe-4S binding protein, with protein sequence MPHKITDDCIMCGTCKEECPAEAISEGDPKYQINPELCTDCAACADICPVEACVPE encoded by the coding sequence ATGCCCCACAAAATCACGGACGATTGTATCATGTGCGGAACCTGCAAGGAAGAATGCCCGGCCGAGGCGATCAGCGAAGGGGATCCCAAATACCAGATCAATCCTGAATTATGTACCGACTGTGCTGCCTGTGCCGATATTTGTCCGGTGGAGGCTTGCGTCCCGGAATAA
- a CDS encoding VTT domain-containing protein: MKRIFVIVFLVGSIGGIIAGLVYLFVHWPQNWAFMNGMAFHGNIGRLKTFILSFGFWAPLISAFLMISQSVILFLPAFPIFVVNALAFGPIWGTLLSWSSAVLGSIICFGIAKTLGRPVVQRLVNKVHLEAADATLKRYEKYIILLFGFLPVISFDVISYAAGLTILAYWEFIPLVCIAQVPSALFYSLLVNKIDRGTLDAYWIIAASLFFLVGIGSLAFRALLGRRRRRAIPHTPF, encoded by the coding sequence TTGAAGAGAATTTTCGTCATCGTTTTCCTCGTCGGCTCAATCGGCGGTATCATCGCCGGGTTGGTGTATCTTTTTGTCCATTGGCCCCAGAATTGGGCTTTTATGAACGGGATGGCCTTTCACGGAAACATCGGCCGCCTCAAAACCTTTATTCTGTCTTTTGGCTTTTGGGCGCCGCTGATTTCCGCCTTTTTGATGATCTCTCAATCCGTAATCCTTTTCCTCCCTGCCTTTCCCATCTTCGTGGTGAACGCCTTAGCTTTCGGACCCATTTGGGGAACTCTTTTGTCCTGGAGCAGCGCGGTCTTAGGGTCGATCATCTGTTTCGGTATCGCGAAAACCCTGGGCCGGCCGGTCGTTCAACGCCTGGTGAATAAAGTGCACCTGGAAGCGGCGGACGCCACCCTGAAACGGTATGAAAAATATATCATCCTTCTTTTCGGTTTCCTCCCGGTGATTTCTTTCGATGTGATCAGTTACGCCGCGGGCCTAACGATCTTGGCCTACTGGGAGTTCATTCCGTTGGTTTGCATCGCGCAGGTTCCCAGTGCCCTGTTTTATTCTCTTTTAGTGAATAAGATCGATAGAGGAACTCTGGATGCCTATTGGATAATCGCCGCCAGCCTTTTCTTCCTGGTAGGTATCGGAAGCTTGGCCTTCCGGGCTTTGCTCGGGCGCCGAAGGCGGAGGGCGATTCCCCATACTCCATTTTGA
- a CDS encoding FAD-dependent oxidoreductase → MLKMLFTPIKVNRMELKNRIVMSAMHFLPSWDGMLLPHHTAYFGERAQGGAAMIIIGGCTIDEFSGAADMISVRDDKFIPGLSQLAKAVQAHGAKIAGQLYHAGRYAHSLLMGGRQSISSSPVRSKFTGETPRELSIPEIKQVQRNYALAAGRLKRGGFDAVEVIASAGYLISQFLSPLVNKRKDEYGGEYENCMRFGLEVAREVRQEVGPDFPIIFRVAGNEFMEGGLENKETQIFCRELEKAGVDMINVTGGWHETRVPQITMGLPRGGFVYLAQGIKQAVSIPVMACNRINDPLLADQILRDGQADLIGFARGLIADPELPNKTIAGRLDEINYCIACNQGCFDTIFDRKPVTCLVNARAGAEAKLTIEPATRRKKVMVIGGGPAGMEAARVAALRGHEVRLYEKNEKLGGQLSLAALPPGRNEFLTFVNYLQKQLSKLNVAVHTRTAVTPPDVEAQKPDVVIVATGAEPLRPDIKGVDRPNVVMAWDVLTGQVDTGKEVIIIGGGAVGLETALFLARKGTLHPDTLHFLMFNQAESFTTLHSLLYQGLKKITVVEMLKSIGQDIGLSTRWTIRQDLARHSVKTLTNANAKEITAEGVIVDREGNEILIRGNTVVIATGTRAVNDLYERLKERVSEIYLIGDAKAPRKALEAVAEGLAVGRTL, encoded by the coding sequence ATGTTAAAAATGCTCTTTACCCCCATCAAAGTCAACCGGATGGAACTGAAAAACCGTATTGTCATGTCGGCCATGCATTTTCTTCCCTCTTGGGACGGGATGCTCCTTCCCCACCACACCGCCTATTTTGGGGAGCGCGCCCAAGGGGGAGCGGCCATGATCATCATCGGAGGCTGCACCATCGATGAATTCAGCGGGGCTGCGGATATGATCAGCGTCCGCGATGATAAATTTATCCCCGGTCTTTCGCAACTGGCCAAAGCCGTTCAGGCCCATGGCGCCAAGATTGCCGGCCAGCTTTACCATGCTGGACGTTATGCCCATTCCCTGCTCATGGGCGGCCGGCAGTCAATTTCTTCCTCGCCCGTGCGCTCAAAATTTACCGGTGAGACGCCGCGCGAACTCAGCATCCCGGAAATCAAGCAAGTGCAGCGGAATTACGCCTTGGCGGCTGGACGCCTGAAGCGCGGGGGGTTCGATGCGGTGGAGGTGATTGCTTCGGCGGGTTACCTCATCAGTCAGTTTCTTTCGCCCCTGGTGAATAAACGTAAAGACGAATATGGGGGAGAATATGAAAACTGCATGCGTTTCGGCTTGGAGGTGGCCCGGGAGGTGCGCCAGGAGGTGGGACCGGATTTTCCGATTATTTTCCGCGTCGCCGGCAATGAGTTCATGGAAGGCGGGTTGGAAAACAAAGAAACCCAAATTTTTTGCCGGGAGTTGGAAAAGGCGGGGGTGGACATGATCAATGTCACCGGGGGTTGGCACGAGACTCGCGTTCCGCAGATTACCATGGGTTTGCCCCGCGGCGGCTTCGTCTACTTAGCCCAGGGCATTAAGCAGGCGGTTTCCATCCCTGTTATGGCCTGCAATCGGATTAACGATCCTCTCCTGGCCGACCAAATCCTCCGGGATGGTCAAGCCGATCTTATCGGCTTCGCCCGGGGGTTAATTGCCGACCCTGAACTCCCGAACAAAACAATAGCCGGGCGTCTCGATGAAATCAATTACTGTATCGCCTGCAACCAGGGATGTTTCGATACCATTTTCGACCGCAAGCCTGTAACCTGCCTGGTGAACGCCCGTGCGGGTGCCGAGGCAAAACTGACCATCGAGCCAGCCACCCGGAGAAAAAAGGTCATGGTGATTGGAGGGGGCCCGGCGGGCATGGAAGCCGCCCGGGTCGCTGCCCTGCGGGGTCATGAGGTCCGCCTTTACGAAAAGAATGAAAAGTTAGGGGGGCAGCTTTCCCTGGCGGCCCTGCCTCCCGGAAGGAACGAATTCCTCACCTTCGTGAACTACCTGCAAAAGCAGTTGTCAAAGTTGAACGTGGCCGTGCACACCCGTACCGCGGTTACCCCCCCAGACGTTGAAGCGCAAAAACCCGACGTGGTCATCGTCGCCACTGGCGCGGAGCCTCTCCGACCCGACATCAAAGGAGTGGACCGGCCCAATGTAGTCATGGCCTGGGACGTCCTGACCGGGCAAGTAGACACCGGGAAAGAAGTGATCATCATCGGCGGGGGGGCCGTCGGGTTGGAAACCGCCCTTTTCCTGGCCCGGAAAGGAACACTCCACCCTGACACTTTGCACTTTTTGATGTTCAACCAGGCAGAGAGTTTTACGACCTTACATTCACTCCTCTACCAGGGGTTAAAAAAAATCACCGTAGTGGAAATGCTGAAATCAATCGGACAGGACATTGGCCTCAGCACCCGCTGGACGATCCGCCAGGATCTTGCCCGTCATTCCGTTAAGACCTTGACCAACGCTAACGCTAAGGAAATCACCGCCGAGGGTGTGATCGTCGATCGCGAAGGAAATGAAATACTTATTCGGGGGAATACAGTCGTCATTGCCACAGGGACCAGGGCCGTAAACGACCTTTATGAAAGGCTCAAGGAACGGGTGTCGGAGATTTACCTGATTGGGGACGCCAAAGCCCCGCGCAAGGCTCTGGAAGCTGTAGCCGAAGGCTTGGCGGTAGGAAGGACCTTATAA
- a CDS encoding DUF1858 domain-containing protein codes for MTEGKRRIDKEMNIGEILDKYPEAREVFQKHFGKGCFNCPGSRLETIGFGALMHNKDANEIVEELNAKIKV; via the coding sequence ATGACGGAAGGGAAACGAAGGATAGACAAAGAAATGAATATAGGCGAGATTCTCGACAAGTACCCCGAAGCCCGGGAGGTTTTTCAGAAGCACTTCGGCAAAGGGTGTTTTAACTGTCCGGGTTCCCGCCTGGAGACGATTGGTTTCGGAGCCCTGATGCATAACAAGGATGCCAATGAGATTGTAGAAGAGCTTAATGCCAAAATCAAAGTTTAA
- a CDS encoding flavodoxin family protein — translation MIQILAVAGSPVKEGNTEALLTEALNVTSSDPEIQRAIFNLSGLAITGCQHCNWCLRHQTPEKYCVISDGMDSIYPALTRSDVVVLATPVHIGRMSGLMANMIDRLRVFVYGNAHRGKLKDKVGVSLIVAFLRHGGLETTLSILNSTFALFNMIPAGRGGLVLSSLDGKGKATKGIRHMVLEDGFGLSSAKEAVRRGVEIAKIIQAGKKALSISSDIR, via the coding sequence ATGATTCAAATCCTGGCAGTGGCTGGAAGTCCGGTCAAGGAAGGCAACACCGAAGCCCTCTTAACAGAGGCGCTTAATGTTACATCTTCTGATCCTGAAATCCAAAGGGCGATCTTCAACCTCTCAGGACTGGCTATTACCGGATGTCAGCACTGCAATTGGTGTTTGCGGCACCAAACGCCGGAAAAATATTGTGTGATCTCCGACGGGATGGATAGCATCTACCCTGCCTTGACCAGGTCCGATGTGGTCGTTCTGGCCACACCCGTACACATCGGCCGGATGTCCGGATTGATGGCCAACATGATTGACCGCCTGCGCGTGTTTGTTTATGGCAACGCTCACCGGGGAAAGCTGAAGGATAAAGTAGGGGTGTCCTTGATCGTGGCCTTCCTCCGCCATGGCGGACTGGAAACAACCCTCAGCATTTTGAACAGTACCTTTGCCCTTTTCAACATGATCCCCGCAGGCCGCGGCGGGCTGGTTCTCTCCAGCCTTGACGGGAAAGGAAAGGCCACCAAAGGAATTCGGCATATGGTCCTGGAGGATGGATTTGGCTTATCTTCAGCCAAGGAAGCTGTCCGCCGGGGGGTTGAGATAGCCAAAATTATCCAGGCCGGGAAAAAAGCCTTGAGTATCTCCTCTGATATTCGCTGA
- the mutM gene encoding bifunctional DNA-formamidopyrimidine glycosylase/DNA-(apurinic or apyrimidinic site) lyase, with the protein MPELPEVETIVRGLRDKLTHLRFSKVAVNLKKCVQESPRFFASSLEGRRILLVERRGKNIIIRLSRGKTLLIHLRMTGRLRLVPGHAPMEKHTHVVFSFRGHPWQLRFLDSRQFGRLSVEKSGAGENLDSLADLGPEPLEISAKEFVARVRSLRRAIKPMLLDQHFLAGVGNIYADEALHRAQIHPRQRVELLEEKILLRLYHALRQVLRGAIRAGGTSVRTYVDANGSAGGFQKLLRVYGREGGACRSCGASILREKVGGRSTFYCPRCQPIWPV; encoded by the coding sequence ATGCCCGAGCTACCAGAAGTTGAGACCATTGTTCGCGGACTTAGGGATAAATTAACCCACCTAAGATTTTCCAAGGTCGCAGTGAACCTAAAAAAATGTGTCCAAGAATCGCCGCGGTTTTTCGCCTCTTCCCTGGAGGGGAGAAGAATTCTCCTTGTGGAACGACGGGGGAAAAATATCATCATCCGCCTGAGCAGGGGGAAGACCTTGCTGATCCACTTGCGCATGACGGGTAGGCTAAGGTTGGTCCCGGGGCATGCTCCCATGGAAAAGCATACGCATGTAGTTTTTTCCTTTAGAGGCCACCCTTGGCAGCTTCGTTTCCTGGATTCGCGTCAATTCGGCAGGCTTTCGGTGGAGAAAAGCGGGGCGGGGGAGAACTTGGATTCGCTCGCTGATTTGGGGCCTGAACCTTTGGAAATCTCAGCGAAGGAGTTCGTCGCCCGCGTCCGTTCCCTGCGCCGGGCGATCAAACCCATGCTTCTGGACCAGCACTTCTTAGCCGGGGTGGGCAATATCTATGCGGATGAAGCCCTGCATCGGGCGCAAATTCATCCCCGGCAGCGGGTTGAGTTGTTGGAAGAAAAAATCCTCCTCCGGCTCTACCATGCTCTGCGCCAAGTCTTGCGAGGGGCCATTCGAGCCGGCGGGACTTCCGTCCGCACCTATGTGGATGCCAACGGATCTGCGGGGGGGTTTCAAAAATTACTTCGGGTTTACGGAAGAGAGGGAGGAGCCTGCCGAAGCTGCGGCGCATCCATCCTACGGGAAAAAGTGGGCGGAAGGTCGACTTTTTATTGCCCCCGCTGCCAGCCCATCTGGCCGGTATAA
- the eno gene encoding phosphopyruvate hydratase — MTKIVEVKAREILDSRGNPTVEVEVYLSGGSKGRAAVPSGASTGEREALELRDGDPQRFHGKGVRKAVENVAKIIAPKVIGLEALDQIALDRRMIEMDGTENKSRLGANAILGVSMAACRAAAQALGIPLYRYLGGAGARDLPVPLMNFINGGAHADNALDIQEFMVVPAGAKNFAEALRMGAEIFQQLRQILKKKGYSTSVGDEGGYAPRLGSNEEALQLIIEAITLSGYQPGQDVFLALDSAASGFYQGGGYIFKTGKEKKFSSEEMIDFYENLLERYPIKSLEDALAEDDWEGWEKLTRRLGKRVQIVGDDIFVTNPKIFRKGIERGVANSILIKLNQIGTVSETLEAIEMAKRAKYTAVVSHRSGETEDSFIADLAVATNVRQIKSGSASRSDRMAKYNQLLRIEEELGEAAVFAGTQAFYSIG, encoded by the coding sequence ATGACAAAAATCGTTGAAGTCAAGGCCAGGGAAATATTGGACTCCCGCGGGAACCCCACGGTAGAAGTGGAAGTCTATCTTTCCGGGGGCTCAAAGGGGAGAGCGGCCGTCCCTTCCGGAGCCTCCACCGGCGAAAGGGAAGCACTGGAACTCAGGGATGGAGATCCGCAGCGCTTCCACGGCAAAGGGGTGCGCAAAGCCGTGGAGAATGTGGCCAAGATCATCGCCCCCAAGGTAATCGGATTGGAAGCCCTGGATCAGATAGCTTTGGATCGGCGAATGATTGAGATGGATGGAACGGAAAACAAATCGAGGCTCGGAGCCAATGCGATCCTCGGCGTTTCCATGGCCGCTTGCCGCGCTGCAGCGCAGGCGCTGGGAATTCCCCTCTATCGCTATTTAGGAGGGGCCGGAGCTCGAGACCTTCCCGTCCCTCTGATGAATTTCATCAACGGGGGCGCCCATGCGGACAACGCCTTGGATATCCAGGAGTTCATGGTGGTTCCGGCTGGAGCGAAGAATTTTGCAGAAGCCCTGCGGATGGGAGCGGAGATCTTCCAGCAGTTGCGCCAGATCCTGAAAAAGAAAGGGTACAGTACTTCGGTGGGGGATGAAGGAGGCTACGCTCCGCGCTTGGGATCCAACGAAGAAGCCCTGCAGTTAATCATAGAAGCAATTACCCTCTCCGGCTACCAACCGGGCCAAGATGTTTTTTTGGCCCTGGATTCAGCGGCCAGCGGTTTTTACCAAGGGGGGGGGTATATTTTCAAAACCGGTAAAGAGAAAAAATTTTCCAGCGAAGAGATGATCGATTTTTACGAAAACCTACTGGAACGGTATCCCATAAAATCTTTGGAAGACGCCCTGGCCGAGGACGACTGGGAAGGTTGGGAGAAATTAACTCGGCGCCTGGGCAAGCGGGTCCAGATCGTCGGGGATGATATTTTCGTGACCAATCCCAAAATTTTTCGCAAAGGAATCGAGAGAGGAGTGGCCAACTCGATCTTAATCAAGTTGAACCAAATCGGGACGGTCTCAGAGACCCTGGAAGCTATCGAGATGGCCAAGCGGGCCAAATACACGGCCGTTGTCTCTCATCGCTCCGGAGAGACAGAAGATTCCTTTATTGCCGACCTGGCCGTAGCCACGAATGTTAGGCAGATTAAGTCCGGCTCAGCCAGCCGCAGCGACCGGATGGCCAAATATAATCAGCTTTTGAGGATTGAAGAAGAACTGGGGGAAGCAGCGGTCTTCGCCGGAACGCAGGCTTTTTATAGTATCGGGTAA
- a CDS encoding NifU family protein — protein MREKVEKAIEEIRPFLQADGGNVELIDVQEGVVKVKLVGACGSCPMSQLTLKRGIEARLKAQIPEVKEVVAV, from the coding sequence ATGCGGGAAAAAGTGGAAAAAGCGATCGAAGAGATCCGCCCTTTTTTGCAGGCTGACGGAGGGAATGTCGAATTAATCGATGTACAAGAAGGGGTGGTCAAGGTGAAATTGGTGGGGGCTTGCGGTTCATGTCCCATGTCTCAACTAACCTTGAAACGGGGCATAGAAGCGCGGCTCAAAGCCCAGATTCCAGAAGTCAAGGAAGTCGTGGCGGTTTAA
- a CDS encoding TlpA disulfide reductase family protein, with product MMKKMKSKQFILIISGVLFLVLALAFGLFDIPGNKPKRIECVGEDMMAPPFTLLDLKGEKVNFADFRGKVILLNFWATWCPPCREEIPYFNELYSQYKKDGLEVIGISLDRGNPVDVQRFLDKMGVQYVNLMGNDEVLEVFNNIPGMGPIQGIPITFLIDRKGQICRRFIGLTPKRAFEEAIKPLF from the coding sequence ATGATGAAAAAGATGAAATCAAAGCAATTTATATTAATCATTTCCGGTGTGCTCTTTCTCGTTTTGGCCCTGGCTTTCGGCTTATTTGATATTCCCGGAAACAAGCCTAAAAGAATCGAATGTGTCGGAGAAGATATGATGGCCCCGCCTTTCACCCTCTTGGATCTGAAAGGGGAAAAGGTAAATTTCGCAGATTTCCGGGGCAAAGTGATCCTCCTCAATTTTTGGGCAACTTGGTGCCCGCCCTGCCGGGAGGAGATCCCCTATTTCAATGAACTTTACAGCCAATATAAAAAAGACGGATTGGAGGTCATCGGAATTTCCCTGGACCGGGGTAATCCCGTTGATGTCCAGAGATTTCTGGATAAGATGGGGGTGCAATACGTCAACCTGATGGGCAATGACGAAGTCCTGGAGGTTTTCAATAACATTCCAGGTATGGGGCCGATTCAAGGGATCCCCATAACATTCCTGATCGACCGCAAGGGCCAGATTTGCCGGAGATTTATCGGGTTAACCCCTAAGCGGGCATTCGAGGAAGCCATCAAACCACTCTTTTAG